The following proteins are encoded in a genomic region of Saccharopolyspora antimicrobica:
- a CDS encoding D-sedoheptulose-7-phosphate isomerase, whose amino-acid sequence MIEEHFTALGTAARRARGAAPTVRRWAHSLVDVLEGGGRLLTCGNGGSAAEAQHLSGELAGRFLRDRKPYAAIPLHADTSAFTAILNDYGEQEVFARGVRAHGRAGDVLIALSTSGRSHNVIAAAKTAMEIGMRAWAMTGPAPNSLAASCDDAIAVDATGVATIQEIHLALVHALCAEFDALTIGEVEP is encoded by the coding sequence GTGATCGAGGAACACTTCACCGCGCTCGGCACCGCAGCCCGGCGTGCCCGCGGCGCGGCGCCGACGGTCCGCCGCTGGGCCCATTCGCTCGTCGACGTGCTCGAAGGTGGTGGCCGGTTGCTGACCTGCGGCAACGGCGGAAGCGCGGCAGAGGCTCAGCACCTCAGCGGTGAGCTGGCCGGCCGCTTCCTGCGCGACCGCAAGCCCTACGCGGCGATTCCGCTGCACGCCGACACCTCGGCGTTCACCGCGATCCTCAACGACTACGGGGAGCAGGAGGTCTTCGCCAGAGGCGTGCGGGCCCACGGCCGCGCGGGCGACGTCCTGATCGCGTTGTCCACCAGCGGCCGCAGCCACAACGTGATCGCCGCGGCCAAGACCGCCATGGAGATCGGGATGCGGGCGTGGGCGATGACCGGGCCCGCCCCCAACAGCCTCGCGGCGTCCTGCGACGACGCGATCGCGGTCGACGCGACCGGTGTGGCCACCATCCAGGAGATCCACCTGGCCCTGGTGCACGCCCTGTGCGCGGAGTTCGACGCGCTGACGATCGGGGAGGTGGAGCCGTGA